The genomic segment GTATCCACACGTCGTGCCTTGTAAATGAGGAAGTCGTTCTTCTGTTTGCGCAGTTTATTGCGTAGACCAAGTGCAACGCTGTGACCAGACAGAGGGGGGCGCCCCGGACCGCCTGACACCAGGAAGACCAAGCGAGTACTGAggaggtggaaaaaaagaaaaagtaattccAACCATGTTCCATGTACGACTCCATGTATTACAGATTTATATATTGCTATTATTAATGGATTTCCGACCAGAACGACTCACCTGTGCTCATTATACGCACGGATCTCTCGCACTATGATGTCGCTGTCGAGCACGCCCAGTAAAACCCCGACCTGGCGCAGCAGCATGTCACGCTGCCGGTGGGAGACCTGCGATACAGACACCTCCAACACCAGCTCCACCAGGTCACGTTCCCACATGTCTgccagagagagggtgagattaaaaaataaataaatacccaAAGCACATGGAAAAAGGTGGGAAGGgtggaagagaagagggagggaaggtgACAAGGAGAAAAAGATGACATGAGGAGAACAGGATCCATCTGAATCGGGGAAATCTGGGAAAGAGGCCAGAGCACCAAGTGACGGATTAGCTTCTGGCTGAGCACCGTATGTTGCACACTGACCTGTTCAACCTTCTGCTGTTGGTTGTGAGACTCTTGCTGTGTAGGCACCATTTGCATAACCAGACTTGTTTAAAAGGaggaaaatatatattctaCATTACTCTTTAACGATTAGTGATCAACCTAGGaggtattttatattttcattttacctAAACTGTCATTTTCAACTTCTTCTTTAATCAGAAATTTTCTTTAATTCCCAGAATGTTTCACCAGGAAATGTGCTGTAACTTGTGGCATTCAATTCATGCGAGTGAACTAGGGTGGCCAGGCTCAGGTCGGGGGATCGAGTGTCACTACCCCATCGAACTGGGTTCAGATAAAAACTGAGATTATAATCAGGTTTGAGTCAGGTTCCGTCACGTTGGCTGTGAAGTCTACTCCATGTTTTACACTGCACGTGTCTGGAATCGCTGAAGACATCGAGATAGCGTCGGGTTCGGACGACGTATTTTTCAATAGTTACGATACAGCTGTTACAAAATCAGCATTTCTCTTTGTACATTTGCTCGTAAAATgctacaataaaataaaactcgGAACAGAAGCAGAAAACTACACAGAGGCAGGAAATCACTGTTGTTTTCTAACATTGAGAAAGCGGCAGTGTGCGTGAGCACTGTGGGTTTGTGCGTTCACCTGGTTTGACCTCCAAAGTGCCCCTGTCAGTGCTGGTCTGTCCTTTGCTGTCTGTTACTGTCAGCTTGAAATGGTACTTCCCAACCACGAGGTTTCCCAGGAACAGCACTGCCTGGTGGTCAGAGTTGTTCAGTACGTCCTGGTGgaacggaaaaaaaaaaagggtcaaACAAAAACTGTAACTTATATTTTCTAACAATGGAAACATCCAAATGAAACGACACATTTTCTACTCGAGTTTTCATTGAACAagatcagatacagaaaaacaagaTCAGAGCAAAAGCACGTGTTTCTAGTATTTAGTTAAAGGCTGAAAGTGTGTCGCTCACTCCTGCGGCAGGGCTGCTGTCGTCTCTCGTCCACAGGTAGGTGACGCCACCTTTGTCGTCGGTTGAGTGAGATCCGTCCAGAGTGGCGGTCCTGGCCGGCAGCGAGACAGGTGGACTCGACAGGACGTGAGCAACTGGCGGTTGGTCCAGTTCTGGTGGAAAAACATTGTTAGAAGATGTTTGATACAAAACACTGAAGTCAAACTATACCGATGCACTGTGTTCGATATCATTACATCAGTAATAAAAGCAGAAGCTGACAGAGGACTGATGAAGATGACATCAAAACAAAGGTTtagcacacagagacacacaagcaTCTCCTCACCTTCTCTGATGATAACCGTGACAGTGTCGGTGTTCTTGAGCTTCCGGTCATCCGTTACTGTCAGGGTGAACTCGTACTTGCCAACCTCAAGGCCCGTCACCGTGGCAATGGCGGTGTCTGCGTTCTCAATCTTCACATCAGCCGGACCGCTGATGGTCGAACAGaaacagagcgagagagcgagagagcgtcAGGGAGAAATTACTGCGGAAAGACCTTGAGCTGTCGGTTTTGTATGTTTGAATTCCACTTCATTATATTTGAAGGGAAGGATTTAAAGAGCTCTCTATTGATTTTTACATAAAGATCTGTAGTAGGAGACTGGGTCTATAACTCAGTCTGAAAACATCTATTCATGCAGCTCTGATGTGAGCTTTCTTATGTCTGCAAGAATAAGCTGTAATAAATATGATAAGTTATTTTaagaatggaaaaaaacaaaatttaatTTACAAACTAGGAAACAGACTTTgagaaacagacatttaacagaCAGAGAGGGTCAAAGGAGGAGAAGCCATTGGTTAGGGAATGTAGGATTTAGAGCAACAGCATCAACTGAAAATCTAAACCTTAATGAAAAGAGGATAGTTGCTTCAATGCAATAAGACATTTGCCAGAAAAGAAGTGCGTCAGCCTGCGTCTAACAGACCTGGTTTGTTTCCAGAGGTAGGTGGCGATCTTCTGATCGTCGCTGCTCTTACTGCCGTCCAGTGTGGTTCGGTCAACCGGCAGCGTCAGCTCTTTCTCTGGTCCTGCATCTGCAACTGGTGCTTTATTGTTTTCTGGACGGTgaagtaacaaaaaaaaataaaaacacaaatctacACTGGACGACATACAGTACTGATGAACAACATGATATGTTTCGTCCACAACCGGAGCAtccaagaggaagagaaataaaaaacaatcttcttcattaataacacaaactaAATACATCAAACCAGTAAGATCCAGGAAATATACCAGACTTTACCTTCTGATCAGTTCTTCTATTATAATGGAATTTCAGCCTCTTTCAGATATTATCACCCACATGTTTGACTCCGTCTGACCCTGCAGGTGGGTGTCTGTTAATGTCACAGGTCCTGTATAAACACTGTGAGTTTGTCTTGGCAGTGTGAATAGTCTACACTCAGTGCTCACCAGGTTGTGTGCACTTACATCTGATCTCATTTCTCCGCTTagcatgcaaataaacatgaacGTCATTTCTGGTTGCAAAGACAAAATGATGAGGTCTGTTTGTGCCGAAGTAAAATTAATAGAAAAACAGATGTGGCAGTCAGTGTAAATGTTACTGAGTAATCAACgtgttttaaaaatactttcacTTAATTATGTAAATCGCAacttcacacattaaaaaaggtcaagaataaataaaaacagcgaCATCATAACTGTCCCTCAGTGTGCTGCTCACAcatctgtgtgtatttgcacaGAGCCGGTTTGTGGGAGGAGAGCCAACGAGATGTAGCTACGGGCAAATATCGACTACAGGGGAAGTGGATTTTACATGTCGAGATAAGGAAGTTAATCAAGTTGCAGTCTAAGtggtgcacaaacacagacagctgaGCAAACAAACTTGGCCCTCAGTCgagcacattcctccaccaaggtcGACATCAGGATTTTCTTCCACCAGATCCGGATAATTGTTGGATCAAACTGTGCAAACTcacttttttcacattcacattattTCCTGATAAATTGAAATGCGCCAACAGGGAATATTCAagaaaattattatatttttaatccCTGGACCCTCCCTTCTAAACTGCACTAAACTTGAATATGTTGTTCCCTGAACCTTGTCTTCTCTCTCCATAATGTTTGGCACAAAGCAGTTAGGGAATTAGTGTGAATTTACTTAGTGTGAGTTAATGAGTGAGTACTATAAAGAAGGAAAGGAGTAAATCTGAAATTTCCTCAGTAGCTGATTAACTAAATATGTAGTTGAGCTGTATTAACAGGGTTTTTTCCCCTCAGTCGTTTACCTGGTTGCACGATGACCGTGACCTGGGCGGTGTCCTGCTGTCCGGATGAGTCTGTCACAGTGAGCTGGAAGGTGTAGTCTCCCTCCTGCATTGCTGACAGCTGCAGGATCGGTGTCCGTACACCCTGAAAAGACGCCACCATCAGGTACGATGCCCTCATCCGGCGAATTACAAGATGACAGGTGTGAATTCAAATCTCGTGCGTAGTCCTCGAGTATCTCACCTGCATCTCCACCACTTTGTCTTTGCTCTCGGGGCTGAGGGACCACTCATAAGACAGGGAATCATGGTCGTCTGTGCTTTGGTTGCCGTACAGAATGATGGAGTTCCGTGGCAACTGGATGACCTgaatgaagaaagaggaaagatcACCTTCTGGTTACCAGAGCATGAATTCcttattttacacacaaaacTAATTATTGCTTATGTAAATTAAAGAACTGAGCCATGATGATGGAAAATGCTAAAGACCTGGTTTGGGCCGGCATTGGCCACAGGCCTGTAGTCCTTGGCTTTGTTGACAGAGAGGGTGGCCTGTGTCGAGTTTGTGGCTCCATCCGAGTCTGTCACGGTTAAACTGGGAGAAAACACCATTCAACAGATTAAATAATCACGAAACAGAAACCAAATAACTTCCCCTCTGacttaaatataaaagtaaattcTATAAAATCATGTGATTTGCTTGTAATCAGAATGTTGGTAACTTTCAGCCCTAACATTTCTCTTTACTGGAGTAGGAGATAAGTGAGGAGCACTTGTACCTGAACGTGTAGTTCCCAGGCACCAGGTTGGTGAGGGTGAGGATGGCGGTGTCGGCAGAGACCTTCTCCTCCCTCAACGGACCTTTGACCTCTTCCCAGAGCCAAGCAACCACCTTGTCATCATCGGTGCTCTCTGACAAGAAGAGAAACGAGATGTTAGTGGGTTTCAGcttgtgtttaatttgtttgtgtgcattgtgtGGGAGACTCACGGCTGCCGTCTATCACCGTAGAGCTGGTCGGCAGGGAAATCTCCTGGAACTTTGGGGAAACTATGGCAACAGGCGGCTTGTTTACCCGCGGCTCTGTGCGATGGAAAACAAGGAATAAGTTTGCAAAGAGAATCAGCAGCTGCCTGTGCAAAAGTCACGATTACAactgtgtgtgggtggaaaGCAGCATCGTCTCCCAGCAATAAGATCTGAGTTTATTAAGTCAACAGGAGGCAATGATTCCTGAATAATCCATCTCATTTAGTGTCAGGGAAGATAAGCCCATCAAATATTAGACACAACCTTCTGTGGGtggacaaaacaacacaaacactcaagtATAGTCTTGCAGTAAAAAGCCTGTAGAGATTTTATATCACGCTGAATGTTCAGCCTCACTTGGTTTGACTGTCACATTGACGTAACCCTCTCCGTGAGCCCCGTCCCCTTCCACCGTCACCTCAAACTCATACAGGCCCACagtcagctgagagagagagagagagagagagagagagggaggagagtgaAAATCAAGCAAGCATAAAGAGGAAGTGACCTTTCTGTGTCCTTCATACACAAGTACAACgttctgttcatgtgttttatgcatttttattCTCAGCAGAATGTCAGGATGAGAGTTGCGATCGGTACCTTGCTGAGTTTAAGTGTCTTGCTGTGTTTTCCTTCCATCTCCCCGCTGTAATCTTTGGGATGTGTAATCAGACGCCAGTCAAATTTATATTCTGTCCCTGTAGAGGAGCGGCAACATTTCATCAATCGggacattaaaaccaaactgctCATGCATTCACTTAAAATCAGGATTATTTCCACATGAAAAATTCTGGTATCGTCGGAGCTCGTCAAGGGCGGATCAAAGGATTATCAAAATTATGACAAGCATTGCTCTCGATAACTGTATAATCTTTTTCCAGTCTGCATTTGAAAATCTCTGGCAGGTGTTTCGTCTGACGAGCAGCATGTGACTCAGGAATATAACTGTCAAGCAGGTTGAATTTTATTACTCATTGAACTATGACAACGCTAAATGAGTGAGTTCGCTCCTAAGCTACATAAAAAGTCTAAATATTTTCTGACCATTTACAAACTATAAAaaatattctcacacacacacacacacacacacacacctgctggtGGTGTTGGCACCACAAAGGCGTTGAGCTCGACCGAGCTGCGAGGAAGTGTGACCTCCACGCTCTCCCCCGCTGACACCACCAGCTCCCTCACTGCTGTGGAAGACAACACAGGATCAGAGACAATGCCGAAATGATTGGAACTGGTCGAAAAATGGAGCATTCATTATTCATAGTCTTGGGATCACTTACACATAAAAGTATATCACcaaatgatgattaaaaataaaaataggcTCAGCTCATTCCGTCTCAATAAGATTTATCAGGACtcaggcagctgttttcagtgataACCTCTAAAAGCATTTATTTGCATAAGAGTCAGATGTATTTCCtgaggagttggtggagactaAAAACTGAGCTAAAAGGAGAGTGGATAATGAAATTACAAATATCAGGCGGCCAGAAACAAGAATACAATTGAGTACTAATGCCCCTCCACATCTGGTGGATATGTAAACTGGAAAGATGAGACCGTGTCTTTTAGTTACTGCTCGTTTCCGTTTCCACTCATTTCACTCACTGCTGCAATTTCATAGAGGTGGGAGAATTTCAAGAAGCTCCGGAATCACAggataaaataattaaacaatatTCTAACAGACTGACTGTTTAAATTGTGAATCAGGTGACAACAGTGAAGCGAGATGTTCTCTTTAAGAATCACACGTTCATATTTTGAAACTGAGTCTCCTTCTTAACCTACACCCTCTGTTTGCATTAAAACCAGCTCAGCTGAATCTGTCGGCAGTTAAAAGCTCAACAGATTTCATCTGAAGTGACGCGCGTTGTTTTGCCTGTTGCTATTTTTCAGTTAATGTGAAATTGGTGGTGAGTATTGTCCTTCAAGGGAGGAGAAACTGATCATTCGAGTCCTTCCTGTTTGCAGAGGCCTGGCATGAGTCAGCACATTCCTATTGATCAAACACATTTGgcttcacacacacgcaatgcTGCTTTCATCTGGGAAAAATAACATCTGCACGCTCTGCAATAACATTTGTGGGCAAAGTACATCTTTGTTTTGTCAAGGACGGACAGCGAAGGAGATTTTAAAAACCGTggacaaaaatatatttcatgaGCTGAAAGTCAAATCTTTCTCCAAAGCTGCACAGCCATAGAGCTGTTACATGATATATGAGCTCATAATTAATGAATGACGACAAGACAAATTACTATATCTGCTGGAAATAGGCGATCTCTGGTACTTGCTTACCAGCCTGTGTTGTAGTGGTGACGATGGCAGCTTCACTCTCTGTGGGTGAGAGGACATCGCTGCTATTGGAAGACGGAGGAGAGGCGACAGTGTCGTCCAGTGTCGTTGAGTTAATTTGTGACGGAGCTGCATAGGTGTCCAAACTCCCATTGGTTGAATGGCTGAGGTTCTTTTGGGGTTTCTGAAGAAGTGTGATGGTGCTGGGTACAGAAGGAGTTGGATGAGCTGTTTCCAGGTTGGGACTTTCCTGTGGAGACAATTCAAAAGTTTATCATCACACTGACAAGGAGCCAAATCTACCTCCAGCACACTTTCATTTTAACCAAACAATCAGTGTGATTCCAAGAGTGATTCGAGTTTgaataacaaagaaaagaaaactagaTAAAGATCAATATCAGCATTTAAAATCACAACACGTTCTGTGACGTTACCGTGTTTTTAAGGTATCCTGTGTGCGGCGTGTGGCTTCCTGTTTGCTGTGCATGACGTGCCCTTCTACGTCTCGCTGTGATGGGACCCTTAAAGTTACAGGAAAGAAAGTATTTTAGAAAGACACTTATaaggaatataaatatattaacttATCTCTCTtctctaaatgtcaaaaatgctCTGAACATCTGCTGTTACCattgctctctttttttccaagttaaaaatctgtatatCTCACTGCATGTGCAATATTGGGaatatttgtgtaaaataacaTAACAAGATAGTAGATAAAATATAATGATCTAGATCGGCTGTACGACAGATACCAGAGCCACTTATCTGGGTAAGCCTGTGCATCCCAAGCTTGAAAAACAACAAGCTCATCTTATTTCCCTGTTGTAATTCGTGTAATCAAGGAAAATAAGCAAATTAGCCTGATTAACAAATCACAGACAGCAGTAGTGATACCTTGGAGATCAGCTGCAGGAGGCCAATAGACTCCTGGTGGGGCTGGGCCAGGAAGGAGATGGGGCAGCCCCTCTTCTGGGAGCAGCTGAGAAGCACGCAGTGCCCGCCGAGGCTCCACACGGCATTGCAGCTCGGCTTTAAGCAGCAGGACTCCCAGCACGTCGCCCC from the Paralichthys olivaceus isolate ysfri-2021 chromosome 20, ASM2471397v2, whole genome shotgun sequence genome contains:
- the kiaa0319l gene encoding dyslexia-associated protein KIAA0319-like protein isoform X2, which translates into the protein MSYAHHMLLTWSLPHLTLLPLTYLWLLAPATGVSADLCRVTGGVLGIHWTSTIGLGWHPLAEGRAGATCWESCCLKPSCNAVWSLGGHCVLLSCSQKRGCPISFLAQPHQESIGLLQLISKGPITARRRRARHAQQTGSHTPHTGYLKNTESPNLETAHPTPSVPSTITLLQKPQKNLSHSTNGSLDTYAAPSQINSTTLDDTVASPPSSNSSDVLSPTESEAAIVTTTTQAVRELVVSAGESVEVTLPRSSVELNAFVVPTPPAGTEYKFDWRLITHPKDYSGEMEGKHSKTLKLSKLTVGLYEFEVTVEGDGAHGEGYVNVTVKPKPRVNKPPVAIVSPKFQEISLPTSSTVIDGSQSTDDDKVVAWLWEEVKGPLREEKVSADTAILTLTNLVPGNYTFSLTVTDSDGATNSTQATLSVNKAKDYRPVANAGPNQVIQLPRNSIILYGNQSTDDHDSLSYEWSLSPESKDKVVEMQGVRTPILQLSAMQEGDYTFQLTVTDSSGQQDTAQVTVIVQPENNKAPVADAGPEKELTLPVDRTTLDGSKSSDDQKIATYLWKQTSGPADVKIENADTAIATVTGLEVGKYEFTLTVTDDRKLKNTDTVTVIIREELDQPPVAHVLSSPPVSLPARTATLDGSHSTDDKGGVTYLWTRDDSSPAAGDVLNNSDHQAVLFLGNLVVGKYHFKLTVTDSKGQTSTDRGTLEVKPDMWERDLVELVLEVSVSQVSHRQRDMLLRQVGVLLGVLDSDIIVREIRAYNEHSTRLVFLVSGGPGRPPLSGHSVALGLRNKLRKQKNDFLIYKARRVDTVICQLNCSGHGECDSFTRRCVCHPFWMENFIRAQLGDAESNCEWSVLYVTIASFMIVVAMATVVWGMVCCCNRRKSKVRRSKSRYKMLEADEQDSLELQPQRAARMKPVPAPTSSALMHSDSDLDSDDGHGGVPWTEQERGHLLRPQNGSLRNGQGPVRGKKQREELL
- the kiaa0319l gene encoding dyslexia-associated protein KIAA0319-like protein isoform X1 — encoded protein: MSYAHHMLLTWSLPHLTLLPLTYLWLLAPATGVSADLCRVTGGVLGIHWTSTIGLGWHPLAEGRAGATCWESCCLKPSCNAVWSLGGHCVLLSCSQKRGCPISFLAQPHQESIGLLQLISKGPITARRRRARHAQQTGSHTPHTGYLKNTESPNLETAHPTPSVPSTITLLQKPQKNLSHSTNGSLDTYAAPSQINSTTLDDTVASPPSSNSSDVLSPTESEAAIVTTTTQAAVRELVVSAGESVEVTLPRSSVELNAFVVPTPPAGTEYKFDWRLITHPKDYSGEMEGKHSKTLKLSKLTVGLYEFEVTVEGDGAHGEGYVNVTVKPKPRVNKPPVAIVSPKFQEISLPTSSTVIDGSQSTDDDKVVAWLWEEVKGPLREEKVSADTAILTLTNLVPGNYTFSLTVTDSDGATNSTQATLSVNKAKDYRPVANAGPNQVIQLPRNSIILYGNQSTDDHDSLSYEWSLSPESKDKVVEMQGVRTPILQLSAMQEGDYTFQLTVTDSSGQQDTAQVTVIVQPENNKAPVADAGPEKELTLPVDRTTLDGSKSSDDQKIATYLWKQTSGPADVKIENADTAIATVTGLEVGKYEFTLTVTDDRKLKNTDTVTVIIREELDQPPVAHVLSSPPVSLPARTATLDGSHSTDDKGGVTYLWTRDDSSPAAGDVLNNSDHQAVLFLGNLVVGKYHFKLTVTDSKGQTSTDRGTLEVKPDMWERDLVELVLEVSVSQVSHRQRDMLLRQVGVLLGVLDSDIIVREIRAYNEHSTRLVFLVSGGPGRPPLSGHSVALGLRNKLRKQKNDFLIYKARRVDTVICQLNCSGHGECDSFTRRCVCHPFWMENFIRAQLGDAESNCEWSVLYVTIASFMIVVAMATVVWGMVCCCNRRKSKVRRSKSRYKMLEADEQDSLELQPQRAARMKPVPAPTSSALMHSDSDLDSDDGHGGVPWTEQERGHLLRPQNGSLRNGQGPVRGKKQREELL